The following are encoded in a window of Mustela nigripes isolate SB6536 chromosome 1, MUSNIG.SB6536, whole genome shotgun sequence genomic DNA:
- the DRD5 gene encoding D(1B) dopamine receptor, with translation MLPPGRNRTAERARFRQQQLAQPGAAGGAEGAAPLGPAQVVTAGLLTLLIVWTLLGNVLVCAAIVRSRHLRAKMTNVFIVSLAVSDLFVALLVMPWKAVAEVAGYWPFGAFCDIWVAFDIMCSTASILNLCVISVDRYWAISRPFRYERKMTQRVALIMVGLAWSLSILISFIPVQLHWHRDKAGSWGGVEPPSSLANGTPWEEAGEPEVRAENCDSSLNRTYAISSSLISFYIPVAIMIVTYTRIYRIAQVQIRRISSLERAAEHAQSCRSRAACARDTSLRTSIKKETKVLKTLSVIMGVFVCCWLPFFVLNCMVPFCSGRPEGPRAGFPCVSETTFDVFVWFGWANSSLNPVIYAFNADFRKVFAQLLGCSNLCSRTAVETVNISNELISYNQDTIFHKEIAAAYIHMIPNAVTPGDGEVDKEEESPFDRVSQISQTSRDGDPAAESAWELECEGEISLGKITPFTPDGFH, from the coding sequence ATGCTGCCGCCGGGGCGCAACCGCACCGCGGAGCGGGCGCGGTTCCGGCAGCAGCAGCTGGCGCAGCCGGGCGCGGCTGGGGGCGCGGAGGGGGCGGCGCCGCTGGGGCCCGCGCAGGTGGTCACCGCCGGCCTCCTGACCCTGCTCATCGTCTGGACCCTGCTGGGCAACGTGCTGGTGTGTGCGGCCATCGTGCGCAGCCGCCACCTGCGCGCCAAGATGACCAACGTCTTCATTGTGTCCCTGGCTGTGTCCGACCTCTTCGTGGCATTGCTGGTCATGCCCTGGAAGGCAGTCGCCGAGGTGGCCGGTTACTGGCCCTTTGGGGCCTTCTGCGACATCTGGGTGGCCTTTGACATCATGTGCTCCACTGCGTCCATCCTGAATCTGTGCGTCATCAGTGTGGATCGCTACTGGGCCATCTCCAGGCCCTTCCGCTATGAACGCAAGATGACCCAGCGCGTGGCGTTGATCATGGTTGGCCTGGCCTGGTCCTTGTCCATTCTTATCTCCTTCATCCCAGTTCAACTCCACTGGCACAGGGACAAGGCAGGCTCCTGGGGCGGGGTGGAACCGCCATCCAGCCTGGCTAACGGGACACCTTGGGAGGAAGCGGGGGAGCCAGAGGTGAGGGCGGAAAACTGTGACTCCAGCCTGAACCGAACTTATGCCATCTCTTCTTCGCTCATCAGCTTCTACATCCCTGTGGCCATCATGATCGTGACCTACACGCGCATCTACCGTATCGCCCAGGTGCAGATCCGCCGGATTTCCTCCCTGGAGAGGGCGGCGGAGCACGCGCAGAGCTGCCGCAGCCGCGCGGCCTGCGCCCGGGACACCAGCCTGCGGACATCCATCAAGAAGGAGACCAAGGTCCTCAAGACCCTGTCGGTGATCATGGGGGTCTTCGTGTGCTGCTGGCTGCCCTTCTTCGTCCTTAACTGCATGGTCCCCTTTTGCAGCGGACGCCCGGAGGGTCCTCGGGCTGGCTTTCCCTGTGTCAGTGAGACCACCTTCGACGTCTTCGTCTGGTTCGGCTGGGCCAACTCCTCCCTCAACCCTGTCATCTACGCCTTCAACGCTGACTTCCGGAAGGTGTTTGCACAGCTGCTCGGGTGCAGCAACCTCTGCTCCCGCACTGCAGTGGAGACCGTGAACATCAGCAATGAACTCATCTCCTACAACCAGGACACCATCTTCCACAAGGAGATCGCAGCTGCCTACATCCACATGATCCCCAACGCCGTGACCCCAGGGGACGGGGAGGTGGACAAAGAGGAGGAGAGCCCTTTTGATCGTGTGTCCCAGATCTCTCAGACGTCCCGGGATGGTGACCCTGccgcggagtctgcttgggagctGGAATGCGAGGGGGAGATTTCGTTAGGCAAAATAACGCCTTTCACCCCGGATGGATTCCATTAA